A part of Biomphalaria glabrata chromosome 3, xgBioGlab47.1, whole genome shotgun sequence genomic DNA contains:
- the LOC106062666 gene encoding serine/threonine-protein phosphatase 6 regulatory ankyrin repeat subunit B-like isoform X4 encodes MDNNDQSNNKAEIVKEIESFKKAADTTNVGKDEKSERHGELNTALEELQKQAENLMLSDSWSATSPGRPLSMARERSLLGDSERILKKYNKNEDELMKEFTKRRSLDDADKNDLTPLICCALQGKIKLVTKLLDMGADMNAPNGAGTTALIAATASENVDIVNLLLQNNAKVNSVDARGNSALMIAILTGNDDLVTALLDHGADVHVRNVSGQTTLMLAAYKGSPNHVSTLIQKGAEVNVRDNKGWTPLMFCAQYNEHDTVAVLLNNNANVNEVDITGATALHISAGNGNTETVKLLLQAGVSVNKQDKRGSTALMQASFAGCLPCVEELLRAQAQVNLCDGSGSTALHLAGASGNKDVLDALIKAKSDLNFLDDEGNSALICACMNGQAEVIKTLLEAGADDLLINYRRDTVLSIAVSLNRPDIVKTVLGHRGRKEHYPLINFKGDRGITLLEEAARCGNVDVVNMLLEAGAQVNLNNRVVGNTPLMDSVTCGKLGVVQTLIKAGASVNVSDISGNTPLMKSAFRGNELITSALLNAGALPNESNDRGRTAVMFAAYAGCENIISLLYTHGASLEMSEIEGWTAMMIAAQNGHLEVVTLLLEKEVDVDKAMNFSRTPLSFAAENGHANIVEQLLKYGGNINKSDIEGDTPLILSALRGHTRTVKLLVKNSAELEKVNKDGQSALYVSSHENHKKIVELLINAGADVNRGDRKGCTPLMVATINSNVEIVESLIEAGADLNAVDRKGRTALMMAANKNLASLVQTLVDRGADVGAKCADGWTALMYSSQHGFTESMKILLDSKANPNDMDNEGNSPISICAANGFLEALRLLNVHGATCETQNKSGRSPLILSTYNGFTEIVQYLLHKGDAQKTIELVDKERGDTALIIAARKGHAEITRTLLQSNANVNTVNKKLRSPLSISAKYGRVEIAQVLLERGADVNMADINGNTPLLLSAPSGYAAVLELLLQGGADINQENTKGETALLLSVKHGCRLAVQILIEKGANIDICDKSGRTCMSLAKLNGHDELVEILQSASGKVVESSEPNSKTRPAQSRPMTAGRVRSAAGAKTNMRSFSRALSISSASSENDSVLAIRNPIFITALPIEKLEGSVTFDMGPENLESDLYLDATRRSNGHLEGSVDEADEENYDDDDDDDELIVDRDEGDSESD; translated from the exons ATGGATAACAACGACCAATCTAACAATAAAGCTGAGATTGTGAAAGAAATCGAGTCTTTCAAAAAGGCAGCAGATACCACCAATGTCGGAAAAGATGAGAAGTCAGAGAGACACGGGGAACTGAACACTGCTTTAGAAGAGCTTCAGAAGCAGGCTGAGAATTTAATGCTCTCAGATTCTTGGAGCGCCACTTCACCTGGGCGCCCTTTAAGCATGGCGAGGGAGCGCTCTTTGCTGGGAGACTCGGAGAGGATTCTGAAGAAGTATAATAAAAACGAGGATGAGCTAATGAAAGAGTTCACCAAGAGAAGATCCTTGGACGACGCTGACAAGAATGACCTGACCCCGCTGATCTGCTGTGCTCTGCAAGGAAAGATAAAACTGGTCACGAAGCTGCTGGACATGGGCGCAGACATGAACGCACCCAACGGGGCAGGGACGACTGCTCTGATCGCAGCCACAGCGTCAGAGAACGTGGACATTGTTAATCTGCTTCTGCAGAACAATGCCAAGGTCAACTCTGTGGACGCTAGAGGCAACAGTGCTCTTATGATCGCCATACTGACAGGAAATGATGACCTGGTCACGGCACTGCTGGACCACGGGGCTGATGTCCACGTAAGAAACGTGAGTGGCCAGACAACACTGATGCTGGCTGCGTACAAAGGCTCTCCTAACCATGTCAGCACGCTCATCCAAAAAGGTGCGGAAGTCAATGTGAGAGACAACAAAGGCTGGACGCCACTGATGTTCTGTGCCCAGTACAACGAGCATGACACTGTGGCCGTTCTCCTGAATAACAATGCAAACGTCAATGAAGTGGACATAACCGGGGCTACTGCCTTGCACATCAGCGCCGGAAATGGTAACACTGAAACGGTAAAACTCCTTCTGCAAGCAGGCGTATCAGTAAACAAACAAGATAAAAGGGGGAGCACCGCGCTCATGCAAGCCAGTTTCGCCGGCTGTCTCCCTTGTGTTGAAGAGCTGCTTCGAGCACAAGCGCAAGTGAATTTATGTGACGGAAGCGGTTCGACTGCTTTGCACTTAGCAGGCGCAAGCGGAAATAAAGATGTTCTGGATGCTCTAATCAAAGCCAAATCTGATCTGAATTTTTTAGACGACGAGGGCAACTCAGCACTTATATGTGCCTGCATGAATGGCCAGGCGGAGGTCATAAAGACACTGTTAGAAGCTGGTGCCGATGATCTGCTTATCAACTACAGGCGTGACACCGTGCTCTCGATAGCTGTTAGTCTGAACAGGCCAGACATTGTGAAAACTGTGCTTGGCCACCGTGGAAGGAAAGAACATTATCCACTTATTAATTTTAAAGGCGACAGAGGGATAACGCTGTTGGAAGAAGCCGCTAGATGCGGAAATGTTGATGTGGTCAACATGCTTCTGGAGGCAGGAGCACAGGTCAATCTGAACAACAGGGTGGTTGGAAACACTCCCCTGATGGACAGCGTCACGTGCGGAAAGCTTGGCGTAGTCCAGACACTTATTAAAGCAGGAGCTAGTGTCAATGTTTCTGACATTAGCGGAAACACGCCGCTGATGAAGTCAGCTTTCCGAGGGAACGAGTTGATAACCAGCGCCCTGCTGAATGCTGGCGCGTTGCCGAACGAGTCCAACGACAGGGGGAGAACAGCCGTGATGTTTGCCGCGTATGCCGGATGTGAAAACATTATCTCTCTGCTTTACACACATGGAGCATCATTGGAAATGTCCGAGATTGAAGGCTGGACGGCCATGATGATTGCAGCCCAAAACGGCCATCTTGAAGTAGTCACTTTACTTTTAGAGAAAGAAGTGGATGTCGACAAAGCGATGAATTTTAGCCGGACGCCCCTTTCGTTTGCCGCAGAAAATGGCCATGCAAATATTGTAGAGCAGCTTCTGAAATACGGGGGCAACATTAATAAATCGGATATCGAAGGGGATACACCACTAATTCTCAGTGCCCTTCGAGGTCATACACGAACAGTGAAGCTACTTGTGAAAAACAGCGCCGAGCTTGAAAAAGTTAACAAAGACGGACAATCTGCTCTGTACGTCAGCTCGCATGAAAATCACAAGAAAATTGTTGAACTTTTAATCAACGCAGGGGCCGATGTGAACAGGGGCGATAGAAAAGGTTGCACGCCCCTCATGGTGGCCACAATCAACAGCAATGTTGAAATTGTGGAGAGTCTCATCGAGGCGGGTGCCGACCTGAATGCCGTGGACCGCAAAGGTCGCACAGCACTGATGATGGCCGCCAATAAGAACCTGGCCAGTCTAGTCCAAACTCTAGTCGATCGCGGCGCTGACGTGGGTGCCAAATGTGCAGATGGCTGGACGGCTTTGATGTACAGCAGCCAGCATGGCTTCACGGAGTCGATGAAGATCTTGTTGGACAGCAAAGCGAATCCAAACGACATGGATAACGAAGGGAATTCCCCCATCAGCATATGTGCTGCTAACGGATTCCTTGAAGCTTTGCGTTTACTGAATGTGCACGGAGCAACCTGCGAAACACAGAATAAGTCTGGTAGAAGTCCTTTGATACTTAGCACATACAATGGTTTTACCGAGATCGTTCAGTATCTATTACACAAAGGAGATGCTCAGAAAACAATAGAGCTAGTCGACAAAGAACGTGGCGACACCGCTTTAATTATCGCCGCGAGAAAGGGTCACGCAGAAATCACAAGAACACTGCTGCAAAGCAACGCAAACGTCAATACTGTCAACAAAAAACTTCGTTCTCCTCTTAGTATCAGCGCCAAATACGGCAGAGTGGAGATAGCGCAGGTGCTTTTAGAACGCGGAGCAGACGTAAACATGGCCGACATAAACGGAAATACACCATTGCTCCTCAGCGCCCCTAGCGGCTATGCTGCGGTTCTTGAGCTTCTGCTGCAAGGCGGCGCTGATATCAACCAAGAGAACACTAAAGGCGAAACAGCTTTGCTTTTGTCGGTCAAACATGGCTGTCGTTTGGCTGTTCAGATTCTTATCGAAAAAG GCGCGAATATTGACATCTGTGACAAATCAGGTCGAACTTGCATGTCACTGGCCAAACTGAATGGTCACGACGAATTAGTTGAAATTTTACAGTCTGCTTCTGGTAAGGTTGTGG AGTCCAGTGAGCCCAACTCAAAGACAAGACCAGCTCAAAGCAGACCAATGACTGCAGGTCGTGTCAGGTCCGCTGCTGGAGCCAAAACTAACATGAGATCTTTCAG TCGAGCCTTGAGTATCAGTTCAGCCTCTTCAGAGAACGACTCAGTTCTAGCCATCAGGAACCCAATCTTCATTACAGCTTTGCCTATCGAAAAATTGGAAGGCTCTGTAACCTTTGACATGGGCCCCGAGAAttt